One Pochonia chlamydosporia 170 chromosome 5, whole genome shotgun sequence DNA segment encodes these proteins:
- a CDS encoding mitochondrial chaperone BCS1 (similar to Magnaporthe oryzae 70-15 XP_003713408.1) — protein sequence MATTQTPSSLFSLDALFDNPLFAGGIGLASLGAAAAFARRGAIVVLGAARRRLLVNVEISKQDPAYPWILAWLSQPREATGFIASRITRIHNLSVTTTTTNARGAGAGGPVSASFFLQPGYGRHVVKFGNAYIAVNREKHSTANMNTGEPHEIVQLTTLWAHRHAFEGIFAEAHKLAAKANEGKTVVYSARGMEWAPLGDSRKKRPLGSVILDEGVKESIVADVRDFLSRQQWYVDRGIPYRRGYLLFGPPGSGKSSFIQALAGELDFGVAMVNLSEMGMTDDKLAYLLTKLPKRCLLLLEDADAAFVNRRQRDADGYSGASVTFSGLLNALDGVAAGEERIAFLTTNHIDRLDPALIRPGRVDMMLRIGEATRYQAGQMWDRFYGDEDTDGSQKELFLRRLDELGLFGTNSDGTPSNRHTSTAAIQGLFLFNKSDMQGAIDMAKGLIPRDLEAEEDGVPMKQAKEQR from the coding sequence ATGGCGACGACACAGACCCCAAGCTCACTATTCAGCCTCGATGCGCTTTTTGATAACCCTCTCTTCGCTGGCGGCATTGGTCTTGCCTCCTTAGGTGCCGCCGCGGCTTTTGCCCGCAGAGGCGCCATTGTAGTCCTTGGTGCTGCGAGGCGACGGCTACTCGTGAACGTTGAGATCAGCAAACAAGACCCTGCCTACCCCTGGATTCTTGCTTGGCTGTCACAGCCACGTGAGGCTACTGGCTTCATTGCCTCCCGCATTACCCGAATCCATAACCTATCcgtgacgacgacgacgacaaatGCAAgaggtgctggtgctggaggaCCCGTGAGTGCCAGTTTTTTTCTCCAGCCAGGTTACGGTCGACATGTGGTCAAATTCGGCAATGCATATATTGCTGTAAACAGGGAAAAGCATAGCACAGCGAATATGAATACGGGTGAACCGCACGAGATTGTCCAGCTCACGACATTGTGGGCCCATCGACACGCTTTCGAAGGAATATTCGCTGAGGCTCACAAAttggctgccaaggcaaACGAAGGAAAGACCGTGGTATACTCGGCCCGAGGCATGGAATGGGCTCCTTTGGGGGATTCTAGAAAAAAGCGGCCGCTTGGCTCAGTGATTTTAGATGAGGGCGTCAAAGAAAGCATTGTCGCGGACGTCAGGGACTTTCTCTCACGCCAGCAATGGTACGTAGACCGCGGCATACCGTACAGGCGGGGATATCTTTTATTTGGACCACCGGGAAGTGGGAAGAGCTCCTTCATACAAGCCTTAGCAGGAgagcttgactttggtgTTGCTATGGTCAACCTCAGTGAAATGGGCATGACGGACGACAAGCTGGCGTACCTCTTGACCAAGCTACCTAAACGTTGTCTTTTACTCCTggaagatgctgatgctgcgTTTGTAAATCGGCGACAGCGTGATGCCGACGGATACAGCGGCGCGAGTGTCACATTTTCCGGTTTACTGAACGCTTTGGATGGAGTTGCAGCAGGAGAAGAGCGGATAGCTTTTCTTACAACAAACCATATTGATCGACTAGATCCGGCACTTATTCGACCTGGCAGGGTCGATATGATGCTTAGGATTGGTGAAGCGACTAGATACCAGGCCGGACAGATGTGGGATCGCTTCTATGGCGACGAGGATACCGACGGCTCTCAAAAAGAGCTGTTTTTGCGACGTCTGGATGAACTGGGGCTGTTCGGCACGAACTCAGATGGTACTCCTTCCAACAGACACACCAGTACGGCGGCAATTCAAGGTCTTTTCCTGTTCAACAAAAGCGACATGCAAGGAGCCATCGATATGgctaaagggctgattccTCGAGATTTAgaggcagaagaagatggagtCCCGATGAAGCAAGCAAAAGAGCAGAGGTAG
- a CDS encoding mitochondrial chaperone BCS1 (similar to Metarhizium robertsii ARSEF 23 XP_007816470.1), producing MPNTGQRTLDNWASPSRGHHTQHTSSSGQTGSMPGKRPRDGQTFDQRANLAAVARETKAKLPDILKELPNIQAAKSEALYLNSLPPLQASDCPRRTPSGKTMIKIVNDDSFNAAIDLAASKYPASPGRVAVLNMASHANPGGGWLKGAKAQEEALCYRSSLSLSLDRRHYPFKQLMGLYSPDVVVIRSDMASGHKLLMPGFLVEDLPVVSVLSIAALRCPKTNRVRFNTPDGQVHEKLVYANPSDRGLTKAKMRLCLRMAAQRNHGLLVLGALGCGAFKNPKEEVAQCWLEVLREQEFQGGWWEEIWFAVFDTRREGNFEVFEDILGGQEV from the coding sequence ATGCCGAACACAGGCCAAAGAACTTTGGATAACTGGGCATCACCCAGTAGAGGCCACCACACACAGCACACTTCCAGCTCAGGACAGACAGGATCCATGCCGGGCAAAAGACCGAGAGATGGGCAGACTTTTGACCAGAGGGCGAATCTTGCAGCGGTAGCGAGAGAGACAAAAGCCAAGTTGCCCGACATTCTGAAGGAGCTCCCCAACATACAAGCAGCGAAATCTGAAGCCCTGTATCTGAACTCACTACCACCACTCCAAGCGTCCGATTGTCCCCGACGCACCCCCAGCGGGAAAACCATGATCAAAATAGTCAACGACGACTCTTTCAATGCTGCCATCGACCTTGCCGCCTCCAAATACCCTGCATCACCCGGGCGTGTTGCCGtgctcaacatggccagccacGCAAACCCAGGCGGAGGTTGGCTGAAGGGGGCCAAAGCTCAAGAGGAAGCACTGTGCTACCGGAgctctctttctctttcccTAGATAGGCGCCACTATCCGTTCAAGCAACTCATGGGCCTGTACTCGCCTGATGTTGTGGTCATTCGGTCAGACATGGCATCTGGACATAAGCTACTGATGCCCGGTTTCTTGGTAGAGGATCTTCCCGTGGTAAGCGTGCTCAGCATCGCCGCCCTACGATGCCCCAAAACAAACCGCGTTCGATTCAACACACCCgatggtcaagtccatgAAAAGCTGGTCTACGCGAACCCGTCAGACCGAGGCTTGACCAAAGCAAAGATGAGACTCTGCCTCAGAATGGCTGCGCAGAGAAATCACGGTCTACTTGTACTTGGGGCCCTTGGCTGTGGCGCATTCAAAAATCCAAAGGAAGAGGTTGCGCAGTGTTGGCTTGAGGTTTTGCGCGAGCAGGAGTTCCAGGGAGGTTGGTGGGAGGAGATATGGTTTGCCGTTTTTGATACCCGCCGAGAGGGGAACTTTGAGGTGTTTGAGGATATCTTGGGGGGCCAAGAAGTGTAG
- a CDS encoding fructose-bisphosphate aldolase (similar to Aspergillus terreus NIH2624 XP_001213881.1) — translation MGVTDVLSRKSGVIVGDDVLRLFQYAREKQFAVPAINVTSSSTVVAALEAARDAKAPIILQMSQGGAAYFAGKGVSNTDQAASIAGSVAGAQYIRSIAPTYGVPVILHTDHCAKKLLPWLDGMLDADEAYFKTHGEPLFSSHMIDLSEEPVDWNVETTAKYLKRAAPMKQWLEMEIGITGGEEDGVNNEDVDNASLYTQPEDILNIYNTLSPISPYFSIAAGFGNVHGVYKPGNVKLHPELLGKHQAHVKAAIDSKEDKPVYFVFHGGSGSSKQEYLDAISHGVVKVNMDTDMQFAYMSGIRDYMLNKKDYLLTAVGNPDGEDKPNKKFFDPRVWVREGEKTMAKRVAEALKDFNCAGQV, via the exons ATGGGTGTTACCGATGTCCTGAGCCGAAAGTCTGGCGTTATTGTCGGAGATGATGTCCTGAGACTGTTCCAATATGCCCGAGAGAAGCAGTTTGCTGTCCCTGCCATC AATGTtacttcatcttcaactgtAGTTGCCGCTCTTGAGGCTGCTCGCGATGCCAAGGCTCCGATTATTTTGCAGATGTCCCAGGGTGGCGCTGCTTACTTCGCTGGAAAG GGCGTGAGCAACACTGACCAGGCCGCCTCCATCGCCGGCTCCGTTGCCGGTGCTCAATATATTCGCAGCATTGCTCCCACTTACGGCGTTCCCGTGATTCTACACACCGACCACTGCGCCAAGAAACTTTTGCCTTGGCTCGATGGCATGTTGGACGCAGATGAGGCTTACTTCAAGACCCACGGTGAGCCTCTGTTCAGCTCCCACATGATCGATCTTTCCGAGGAGCCTGTCGACTGGAACGTCGAGACCACCGCCAAATACCTGAAGCGGGCTGCCCCGATGAAGCAgtggctggagatggagattggTATTACTggaggcgaggaagacggcgTCAACAATGAAGACGTTGACAATGCCTCTCTTTACACGCAACCCGAGGACATTTTAAACATTTACAACACCTTGTCTCCTATCTCGCCGTATTTCTccattgctgctggcttcggTAACGTTCACGGCGTCTACAAGCCTGGCAATGTCAAGCTCCACCCTGAACTACTCGGCAAGCACCAAGCCCATGTCAAGGCCGCCATTGACTCCAAGGAGGACAAACCTGTCTACTTTGTCTTCCACGGCGGCTCTGGGTCTAGCAAGCAGGAGTATCTTGACGCTATCAGCCATGGCGttgtcaaggtcaacatgGACACCGATATGCAGTTTGCTTACATGAGCGGTATCCGTGACTATATGCTGAACAAGAAGGACTATCTCCTCACTGCTGTTGGCAACCCTGATGGCGAGGACAAGCCTAACAAAAAATTCTTTGAC CCTCGAGTTTGGGTCCGTGAGGGTGAGAAGACCATGGCCAAGCGTGTCGCCGAAGCCCTTAAGGACTTCAACTGTGCCGGTCAGGTGTAA
- a CDS encoding oxysterol binding protein (similar to Neurospora crassa OR74A XP_957875.2) yields MSSGTGAAAQASSGSWSAFLKSIASFNGDLSSLTAPPFILSSQSLTEFSSYWATHPPVFTAPAAESDPAKRAVLVLKWFLSTLKHQYASRSEQFGNEKKPLNPFLGELFLGTWSDEAGETTLISEQVSHHPPATAYCIRNDKTGVKLEGYNAQKATFKSTIIVKQIGHAVLTVPIQSGGKEQLEHYLITLPSLHIEGLIFGAPFVELDGSSYISSSSGYTARIDYSGKGWLSGKKNSVVGTLYPTGKEKEVLYNVTGQWTKEFEIYEGPAKKNSLATKVASYDAVGTAQTELNVVGIDAQYPLESRRAWAKVAKAIQAGDMDTVSIEKGKIEQAQRDLRNKERAEERTWERRYFSAVPAEDQVLKQLGEAAGVPLNGDQDKTGGLWRFDAEKAAKVATQKLSADQLQEIEKEVLGQ; encoded by the exons ATGTCATCTGGAACTGGGGCTGCGGCTCAGGCTAGCAGTGGGAGTTGGTCAGCCTTCCTCAAG TCAATTGCCTCGTTTAACGGCGATCTTTCGTCCCTCACTGCCCCTCCGTTTATCTTGTCGTCCCAATCCTTGACCGAATTCTCCTCATATTGGGCAACACATCCGCCTGTCTTCACCGCTCCTGCTGCCGAGTCCGACCCCGCCAAACGCGCTGTGTTGGTATTAAAATGGTTTCTGTCAACACTAAAGCACCAATATGCCAGCCGAAGTGAACAGTTCGGGAACGAAAAGAAGCCACTGAATCCGTTTCTCGGTGAGCTGTTTCTAGGCACATGGAGTGACGAGGCCGGCGAGACCACGCTTATATCAGAACAAGTCAGCCACCACCCTCCTGCGACTGCTTACTGCATTCGCAATGATAAGACCGGTGTCAAACTGGAGGGATACAACGCGCAAAAAGCAACTTTCAAAAGCACCATCATTGTGAAGCAAATTGGCCATGCAGTGTTGACAGTCCCCATTCAGTCAGGTGGGAAGGAGCAGCTAGAACATTATCTGATAACCCTTCCGTCCCTACATATCGAAGGCCTTATTTTCGGCGCACCGTTTGTTGAACTAGACGGTTCAAGTTACATCAGCAGCTCTAGTGGTTACACTGCCAGGATCGATTATAGTGGTAAGGGTTGGCTCTCAGGGAAAAAGAACAGTGTTGTAGGTACTCTTTACCCCACGGGTAAGGAGAAAGAAGTGCTCTATAACGTGACTGGCCAGTGGACCAAAGAGTTTGAGATATATGAAGGCCCTGCCAAGAAGAACTCCCTGGCCACCAAAGTAGCTAGTTATGACGCAGTTGGCACAGCCCAAACCGAGCTTAATGTTGTTGGAATAGATGCTCAGTATCCTCTTGAGTCTCGACGAGCTTGGGCCAAGGTTGCTAAGGCTATTCAGGCTGGCGATATGGATACAGTCTCAATCGAAAAGGGAAAGATCGAGCAGGCTCAGCGAGATCTTCGGAACAAAGAGCGAGCTGAGGAACGGACCTGGGAGCGACGCTACTTTTCGGCCGTCCCGGCGGAGGATCAAGTGCTCAAGCAGCTAGGTGAGGCCGCTGGAGTGCCATTGAATGGGGATCAGGACAAAACCGGCGGTCTGTGGCGATTTGATGCGGAGAAAGCTGCCAAGGTCGCTACCCAGAAACTCAGCGCAGACCAACTGCAGGAGATTGAAAAGGAGGTACTTGGACAATAG